A window of Nicotiana tabacum cultivar K326 chromosome 24, ASM71507v2, whole genome shotgun sequence contains these coding sequences:
- the LOC107829049 gene encoding putative inactive poly [ADP-ribose] polymerase SRO2 isoform X1, translating into MEQLREEDQVSMTIENPEMLFSSDSEAESSNPRLEHNFRLFKTNGMIKLEENDKEHGLIKSGFITCMGPLAKEVEVVAIHKNSCSTILGKARLEAFRIFSEAVREKCNGNANIKYAWFGSSKEEICKIISHGFSRTTEAKSGECFGIGVYLYPANIDGVLSTVEDENGLRHMLLCRVILGNTEVIPAGSTQSQPTSDSEDFDSGVDNIVAPTRYTIWGSHMNSHIFPNFLLSFSFRLGNSSKINKVPLKGTPRIKFPDLLRALSQFLHPSRMALISKYYEDFQRNKITKLVLVRKLRQIAGDTSLKAVMKLYPYKDIGNKSLLLRCKGM; encoded by the exons ATGGAGCAACTTAGAGAAGAAGACCAAGTTTCTATGACAATAGAGAATCCagaaatgttattttcttccgATTCTGAAGCCGAGTCTTCTAATCCAAGATTGGAGCATAACTTCAG GTTGTTCAAGACAAATGGGATGATAAAATTAGAGGAAAATGACAAAGAACATGGTTTAATCAAGTCAGGGTTTATTACATGTATGGGGCCATTGGCAAAAGAAGTTGAAGTTGTAGCGATACACAAAAATTCGTGTTCGACTATATTAGGAAAAGCAAGATTAGAAGCTTTTCGGATTTTCTCTGAAGCAGTGAGGGAAAAATGCAATGGAAATGCCAATATCAAATATGCTTGGTTTGGATCTTCCAAAGAGGAAATTTGTAAAATTATTTCTCATGGATTTTCTAGAACTACAGAAGCAAAATCAGGAGAATGTTTTGGCATTGGTGTTTATCTTTATCCAGCAAATATCGATGGGGTATTATCAACGGTGGAAGATGAGAATGGATTAAGGCATATGTTACTTTGCCGAGTAATCTTGGGGAACACGGAAGTGATTCCGGCTGGCTCCACACAATCTCAGCCAACTTCTGATTCTGAAGACTTTGACTCTGGAGTTGATAATATTGTGGCTCCTACAAGATACACTATTTGGGGTTCCCACATGAATTCTCATATTTTCCCCAACTTTCTACTCAGTTTCAGTTTCAGATTAG GTAATTCTTCAAAAATCAACAAGGTTCCACTGAAGGGCACTCCTCGTATAAAGTTTCCCGATTTATTACGTGCGCTTTCCCAATTTTTACATCCTTCAAGAATGGCTTTGATCTCAAAATACTATGAAGATTTTCAG AGAAATAAGATCACAAAATTGGTACTTGTTCGGAAGCTGAGGCAAATAGCTGGAGATACGTCATTAAAAGCTGTTATGAAATTGTATCCATACAAG GATATCGGAAACAAGAGCTTGTTGCTTCGCTGCAAAGGAATGTGA
- the LOC107829049 gene encoding putative inactive poly [ADP-ribose] polymerase SRO2 isoform X2 produces the protein MEQLREEDQVSMTIENPEMLFSSDSEAESSNPRLEHNFRLFKTNGMIKLEENDKEHGLIKSGFITCMGPLAKEVEVVAIHKNSCSTILGKARLEAFRIFSEAVREKCNGNANIKYAWFGSSKEEICKIISHGFSRTTEAKSGECFGIGVYLYPANIDGVLSTVEDENGLRHMLLCRVILGNTEVIPAGSTQSQPTSDSEDFDSGVDNIVAPTRYTIWGSHMNSHIFPNFLLSFSFRLGNSSKINKVPLKGTPRIKFPDLLRALSQFLHPSRMALISKYYEDFQRNKITKLVLVRKLRQIAGDTSLKAVMKLYPYK, from the exons ATGGAGCAACTTAGAGAAGAAGACCAAGTTTCTATGACAATAGAGAATCCagaaatgttattttcttccgATTCTGAAGCCGAGTCTTCTAATCCAAGATTGGAGCATAACTTCAG GTTGTTCAAGACAAATGGGATGATAAAATTAGAGGAAAATGACAAAGAACATGGTTTAATCAAGTCAGGGTTTATTACATGTATGGGGCCATTGGCAAAAGAAGTTGAAGTTGTAGCGATACACAAAAATTCGTGTTCGACTATATTAGGAAAAGCAAGATTAGAAGCTTTTCGGATTTTCTCTGAAGCAGTGAGGGAAAAATGCAATGGAAATGCCAATATCAAATATGCTTGGTTTGGATCTTCCAAAGAGGAAATTTGTAAAATTATTTCTCATGGATTTTCTAGAACTACAGAAGCAAAATCAGGAGAATGTTTTGGCATTGGTGTTTATCTTTATCCAGCAAATATCGATGGGGTATTATCAACGGTGGAAGATGAGAATGGATTAAGGCATATGTTACTTTGCCGAGTAATCTTGGGGAACACGGAAGTGATTCCGGCTGGCTCCACACAATCTCAGCCAACTTCTGATTCTGAAGACTTTGACTCTGGAGTTGATAATATTGTGGCTCCTACAAGATACACTATTTGGGGTTCCCACATGAATTCTCATATTTTCCCCAACTTTCTACTCAGTTTCAGTTTCAGATTAG GTAATTCTTCAAAAATCAACAAGGTTCCACTGAAGGGCACTCCTCGTATAAAGTTTCCCGATTTATTACGTGCGCTTTCCCAATTTTTACATCCTTCAAGAATGGCTTTGATCTCAAAATACTATGAAGATTTTCAG AGAAATAAGATCACAAAATTGGTACTTGTTCGGAAGCTGAGGCAAATAGCTGGAGATACGTCATTAAAAGCTGTTATGAAATTGTATCCATACAAG TAG